The Rhizobium grahamii DNA window CAAGACGCTGATGCGTCAATTTCTGTTCGATGCCTGGCACTTCCTGACGCTGAAGGCGCTTTGCGGCTCGACCGACAAGCGCATTGCTGAAATTGCCGAGAAGGCGTCGAAGGAAGTTGCCTATCACCTCGACCGCAGCCGCGATCTGATCATCCGCCTTGGCGACGGCACCGCCGAAAGCCATCGGCGCATGCAGGAGGCGCTGGACGATCTCTGGGCCTATACCGGCGAACTCTTCATCGGCGATGCATCCGACACGGAGCTTTCCGTAGCTGGCATTGCACCGGAGCCGGAGAGCCTGAAGGCCGCCTGGGATGAACTGGTTGGCGAGACGCTCTTAGAGGCAACCCTCCAAAAGCCAGCCGATGGTTTCATGCACAAGGGCGGCAAGCGGGGTCTCCATACTGAACATATGGGCTTCATCCTGGCCGAGCTGCAATTCCTGCAGCGCGCCTATCCGGGCGCAACCTGGTAACGGAAGGAGACGGTCATGATGGCCGTAACTTTGCCTTCGACAACAGACGTCTGGCAGTGGCTTGCCGAGGTTCCGGATCCGGAGATTCCGGTCATCTCTCTTGTTGACCTTGGCATCATCCGCGACGTCGCCTTCGATGACGACAC harbors:
- the paaC gene encoding 1,2-phenylacetyl-CoA epoxidase subunit PaaC, whose protein sequence is MSASSNTAVSQTALFEFLARMGDNTLILGHRVSEWCGHSPALEEDIALSNTALDLIGQTQLWLALAGEVEGRGRSADNLAYLRDAREFRNVLLVERPNGDFGKTLMRQFLFDAWHFLTLKALCGSTDKRIAEIAEKASKEVAYHLDRSRDLIIRLGDGTAESHRRMQEALDDLWAYTGELFIGDASDTELSVAGIAPEPESLKAAWDELVGETLLEATLQKPADGFMHKGGKRGLHTEHMGFILAELQFLQRAYPGATW